A portion of the Mesobacillus sp. AQ2 genome contains these proteins:
- a CDS encoding aldehyde dehydrogenase family protein, whose amino-acid sequence MHSVEDVRRMPVAAPATGKIIAEMEETPVHEMPYFYERGRKAVASWSTLPIAQRIGFLRKLKQLMVDEMDEIARVISDDTGKVLTEAIVADIMPTLDAIDHIIRHAEKVLGRQKAKTPLLLFGKKSFIEYMPRGVVLVISPWNYPLQLAMVPMISALAGGNSVILKPSEVTPLVGKCIEDLFKRSGFPDGTIQVAHGGKEVGAAFTAGKPDYIFFTGSVRTGKIIQQQAAKDLIPTTLELGGKDPMVVFGDANLDRAAKAAVWGAFTNSGQVCMSAERLYVERTVYGEFLEKLKGEVHSLRQGDGIDDDVGSMTFPAQKNVVKEQLDEALLRGAKLATGLKPEDWKEGMFLPPTVVTDVEQDMKIIQEETFGPLLPVVPFDTEGEAIAYANGTAFGLNASVWTKDKEKARRVASRLVSGAVVINDVIITVANHGLPFGGAKESGIGRYHSEAGLRIFCHEKAIMEDQGLMKSEIQWYPYKGKYPLFLNLFKSYFSEKRDWVNFAKNYLSLLRSNK is encoded by the coding sequence ATGCATTCAGTTGAAGATGTGCGGAGAATGCCGGTTGCCGCACCGGCTACAGGAAAAATAATCGCTGAAATGGAAGAGACGCCTGTCCATGAAATGCCGTACTTTTACGAACGGGGAAGGAAGGCCGTCGCCAGTTGGAGTACTTTGCCAATCGCCCAGCGGATCGGTTTTTTAAGAAAGCTAAAACAATTGATGGTAGATGAGATGGACGAAATTGCGCGGGTCATTTCTGATGACACAGGGAAGGTGCTCACCGAAGCTATTGTGGCTGACATTATGCCAACACTCGATGCGATCGACCACATCATCAGGCATGCTGAAAAGGTCCTGGGCAGGCAAAAAGCAAAGACACCATTATTGCTATTCGGCAAGAAATCGTTCATCGAGTATATGCCTCGTGGGGTGGTTCTCGTAATCTCTCCATGGAATTATCCTCTTCAGCTGGCGATGGTTCCTATGATAAGCGCGTTGGCAGGAGGGAACTCTGTTATTTTGAAACCCTCAGAGGTAACCCCGCTAGTCGGAAAATGTATCGAAGACCTGTTCAAGCGTTCGGGATTCCCTGATGGCACAATACAGGTTGCCCACGGAGGAAAAGAAGTGGGCGCCGCTTTCACTGCTGGCAAGCCGGATTATATCTTTTTCACGGGCTCTGTACGCACCGGAAAGATCATTCAGCAGCAGGCAGCTAAGGATTTAATTCCGACTACCCTGGAACTTGGGGGGAAAGACCCGATGGTTGTATTCGGGGATGCCAACCTGGATCGGGCAGCGAAGGCTGCTGTCTGGGGTGCTTTTACTAATAGCGGCCAGGTTTGTATGAGCGCTGAGCGTCTATATGTTGAACGGACAGTTTATGGGGAATTTCTTGAGAAATTGAAAGGTGAAGTCCATTCACTGAGACAGGGTGATGGCATCGATGATGATGTAGGTTCCATGACTTTTCCAGCCCAGAAGAACGTGGTGAAGGAGCAGCTGGATGAAGCACTTCTGCGCGGAGCTAAATTGGCTACTGGACTTAAACCGGAAGATTGGAAGGAAGGCATGTTCCTGCCGCCAACTGTCGTGACGGATGTTGAACAGGATATGAAGATCATTCAGGAGGAGACATTCGGCCCCTTGCTTCCTGTGGTCCCGTTCGATACGGAAGGAGAGGCGATTGCCTATGCTAATGGCACTGCTTTTGGGTTAAATGCGAGTGTATGGACAAAGGATAAGGAAAAAGCGCGCCGTGTTGCGTCCCGGCTGGTGTCCGGCGCTGTCGTCATCAATGACGTCATTATCACCGTAGCCAATCATGGTCTCCCGTTCGGAGGTGCAAAGGAAAGTGGCATTGGGCGATACCATTCTGAAGCAGGGTTGAGGATCTTTTGCCATGAAAAAGCGATCATGGAAGACCAGGGACTCATGAAATCAGAGATTCAATGGTATCCTTATAAAGGAAAGTATCCTTTATTCCTAAACTTGTTCAAGAGCTATTTTTCCGAAAAAAGAGATTGGGTCAACTTTGCAAAGAACTATCTCTCACTATTAAGAAGCAATAAATAA